The DNA region CTCGGGGAATTTTTTAATGTGGATGGTTCATCAATTTAGATACAGAATCGAAAGAAAGACACCCTTCTTCCTGCGCACAAAATAGATCTTGGGTGCTGTGTTTTACAATCTTCTAACTTTCATTAAAGTTTTCAGGAGAACTCGGAGGGAGAGCTGGAAGTTTCCAAGCAAAATCGGAGGGAGGGTTGGAAGTTgcatattatttatgaaattatatattaaaagaggattgataaactcaacgaaagaTTCAACGAAAGCAGGTCCATGAATCCGACGTGGCCTGCCAGGTGTCTCCACGTCCTAAAAGCGCTCATTTTTTGGTCCtaaaaccactcatttcgggaaGAATTtttcccgaaaccactcatttcgggaagaaaaaaaattcccGAAATGAAAGTTTCGGGACCTAAAATTAccgttttgggacccgaaattaCCGTTTCAGGACATTTGaaaaaattctctctcctacccacgtgtCATGCCACGTTGATTCGTGGACTTacttttattgaatatttagttGAGTTTATCATTAAACTCGAGTTAGCACGGCACAATAAACTCGTGGACACGAATTAATACGacacaaatattttgaataggTCATGACACGACAAATACGTATAAGATTGAGAGACGACACGACACGGCACGTATAAGTTTGAGAGATGACGCGACATGATTAaaagtctaacacgacttgggCCCAAGTCGAATACAACCGTTTATGCATGATGCTCAACTCTAGAAGCACCCAAGCATACATTGAGCCTTTGCTCCCATGAGAGAGGAGTCGCGTCTCCCTTGCTACTACCATCACGCTTATTCTTGTGAAGACGATTTGCGAGAGTTCCATGTACTCGTAAACAAGTATCATTTCACGACCCTCGTTATGATATCCTATAAGAGAGACAAAGTGTTTGTGTCAAATCTTGGAAAGAATCTAAATTtctgaattaaattatttctctcCCTACCTAGATTCAGGACTTAACCTTTTAATTGCAACTATTTTTGTCTTATCATTAATAACTTCTTTGTAGACCTTACCAAAACCCTCTGTCCAATCTCTAATTCTTTATCAAAGTTGTTGGTTACAGACAAATGAAAATCTAGTGAAATATTTTTACTCCAACTTCTTTCTCTCCATTCAAGAATTTGGTAAACGATGACATTCAAAAGAGAAaccaaaattataacaataGTTGCAATGAAGGTTGTGGACGACTTGAAATTAACTAGAGTATGAAATTAGGTAGAAGTGAAGGCGGATGAATTTGTAGCCAGAGCCGACATGGGAGGTGTAGAGCTGGGCATCGTGCCTAGATGATCGTATTCGACTAAgacaagtcgtgttagactcaCAATCGTGTTGTGTTACCTCGTCTCTTAATCTTATACGTGTCGTATCGTGTcctgacccactcaaaatattatgagcttatcaatttttattttattattatattatttgttgcCACTTTCTTTCATAAAACGTGGCCATATGGCAACCATCACTATAgaagtatatattttttgagaaaatttcattttaaaccCTTAGATCTGGTTGGTATAGGGTATTAAAGgaaacatttaattattttttttaaattagtgttttttgttttaaaaaggaaaatgtaataatatatactgataaaataattacttaaaaagtagaatgtattttattatttcgatTCATAAATTAAGTGAGGTAATTAATGAGAGGAttgataaaatgatattttgattatggttgattttttttaaacccaaCTGAAAGAGCCTGTttattttttgagaattttaagAATTATTGAATGGTTTAATATTGTAACAAGTTATAAAGTGTAATACTATTTTAGGAACTATGTTCATATTTAGACAGTAATAAGAGCATTGAAGAAAAATTCATGAAAAAATGATTTAAGTATccctaaattaatatatttttgacctTGGACATAGATttgcaaaataatataataaatataaactaataatcatttcataactataataatataattggtattttatatatatatatatatatatttgtaattagctAGGAGTGGAGTGGTTGAAGAAAATGTTTATTGTTGACCTTTTTGTGGCTAATTGAAGACTTAAATTCTATGATTTATTTAAAGGGGAATAAAGATTGATGATTAAGATTCAATCTAGAGtaatagtttattatattattaggttTGATGCAATtgcttcaaaatattaaaataggttaatattattcatttaataaaatattacaaaactgaaaataatttgacgagagttgtttatttttttaaataaaagtaaaatatcaattattaattatatatatataacctaagttataaatttaatattataaattattataatgattattcttaaaattttagttatttaaattaatatataataatattaaaattattgacttttaaaacaaatttatttgaaaaatggaaATACTGATAAATTTCCGTCAAACCCAAATGGCCCCATTTATAACCATTTTCTTACTATCTTTTTGAATTTACCAGAAAagtagaaagagaaagattctctctttcttcatcttcttcattctttctttcatatatatgatcaagcttcttcatcttcttcattcaaattcaaatgattatGATTGCAGCTTGATAAGTTCATCAGCTTTAGCATTCTCAAATCTCTTCATTGCTCTCAATTCCGATCGAATCTGCATCAGAAATGGTGGCGGAGCCTTGGCTTTTAAGAATGGGTAGCCAGGTAAGTTCAAATCTCAAACACGCTCTTCCAATTCAATCCAATACAAAAACATCGAAATCAAATCATGAACACAAACAAGTTATAGGAATTCTCTCATTCGAAATTGCAAATCTCATTTCAAAAACCGTTCACCTATACAAATCTCTAACTGTTCGCGAGATCTCCAAGCTGAAGAACGAAATCTCCGAATCCGATGGACTAAGAAACCTAGTTTCCTCTAACGAATCTCATCTTCTTGATCTCGCGTTTATAGAGAAACTCGATGATCTAACTCAAATCGCTGGTGTAGTTTCTAGATTAGGTAAGAAATGTACTGTCCCTGTTCTTCAACGGTTTGAGCATGTTTATGGAGATATAGTGAAAGGAGATATTGATGTGAAGAGAGTTGGATTTCTCGTTAAGGATATGGAAGGTATGATGAGGAAGATGGAGAGATATGTTAATTCAACTGCGAATTTGTACAGAGAAATGCAGATGTTGAATGAATTAGAGAAAGCAACGAAGAAATTCAATAATCATGAAGAGACACGGAAGGTGTTCGATCAAAAGCTTCAATGGAAGAAACAAGATGTAAGTCATCTAAAACAAACTTCTCTTTGGAATCAAACATATGATAAAATCATCGAGTTATTAGCTAGAACAATTTGTACCATCTACGCCCAAATCAATATCCAAAAACAAGGGTGGGTAATTCAAAACTCGACAATTGGAGGGTCTGGGCTAGCTTTACATTACTCGAAAGTGATAATCATAATCGAGAAATTCCTCTGCTACCCAAATCTAGTTCGAGAAGAGGAAGCTCGAGATGATCTATACCAAATGTTACCGAAAAGCTTAAGAAGGTCCCTTAAAACCAAATTGAAGAACATGAAGTCTGATTCTGATTCTGATTCTGATTCTGATTCTGATTCTGATTCTGATTCGATGATCAATGATTGGAGAAGGAAGGTGGAGGAAAAGGTGAGATGGATTGGGCCTCTTGCACATAACATGATTAGGTGGGAAAATGAGCGTAATTTTGAGCAACAACAAATGTTATCGAGAACCAACAACGTTATGTTGATGCAGACATTGTATTATGGTGATAGGATTAAGGTTGAAGATGCGATTTGTGAAATGATTGTGGGGTTGAACTATATATTTCGAGATGAGCATGAACAAAAACGAGAGGATAATATGGTATTGGATTGTGATAGTAGTTGCAGCTTTGATTTTGAAGATTTTATTGAATGGCAAATGGATCATCAATCAATCTATGTATAGATTCTTGATTATATGATATGTATATGAGATGTACATTATAGTTTCACTTCATTAATATTGattgttaatattattgttattattatgtatttctagtgggaaatttgacgaaatgatccTTCTAATAGGGGTAAATGAGTTAGTGACCGgcacataattttaaatgtgctGGTGACCAATTCATACTTTTTTTTACGAAATTGTCTCTATCGCGAGACGCATCCGGATGCtatgtgaaaagtccacaatcgcgagacgcacccCCGGTTGCAAAAAGCAACCAACAATACACAACCGGCAATCTGATTGCGGACTTTTCACATGGGAAATAACGTcataaaaaatatgaagtggtcaccatttaaaaaattaattgcaCCAGCCGGGAATTGAACCCGGGTCTGTACCGTGgcagggtactattctaccactagaccactggtgcttttgttttaatcttaaatattaaatgataatacactgtactatattttatatttaaacgaaaaaatatttatttttttatatatgtaacgGCTCAAATTGCTACTACATGATccaacttattttattttattaaatctatttaagattttgtttaagtaaaagaatttttttttaattttttttttgtttttttaataagtgtGTCAcgtttataaatgaaatattattacaattacttttttaaattaagtattatttttttagagatatatgccttttaatttttctaaaatggaATTGTTGAGTAAAAAATGTCtgatgtaaaaaatatttgagaaattttaaagaaatatttattttatatttatttttcacctAACTTTTTAActacataattttgtttattttcccTCAATTTggataattaagtatttttccGATTAGAAATTACTAATATAGTTGAATGTATATTGAATGTTACTTGAAAAATAAGGAATTAGTAATTGTGTTTTATAGTTTCTTGATATAATATTCttgatataaaatttatcaaaaacaatCAATCCATTCTTATCCattatcaattataattgaaacaacaaattagaaagaaaaaaacaaaacaaatcaaactaTAAGAAGAAAAAACCAACTGACTCCATTTATATCTTAATTAGCACTAAAATGGGATGTTATATTAGGATTCTCATTTCTGTGATTCATTTTCACTTCAAGAGGTTATAGAAATTGTTCCACTTACATTTTTAGAGGCTTTAAATGTATTTTGATACTCATAAAATCTTATTTGGGGATAAAATTAAGTATGAAATTGACTAATATGaactagtttattttaattaatgtgaaAATCCAGAAATATCTATTATCTATTGGTGTTATAATGTTGTCatgattttgtaaatatatatatatatatatatatatatatatatatatatatatatataaactagaaATCCTGATCcaacattttatttttccaagAGTTCAATTATGAGTAGTCGGGTCGGTCGGGTGGTaagtaataataagaaaaataatggtATAGTTATTGGGTCGGGTAATTTTTGGTAGATCTTTCGGTTCGAGAAGAACCCTACCCATGTTATACCTATGAAAAAATTGCCAGAGTTGCAGCCAGTTGCAGTTTTTGGTAGATCCTCCGGGTCGAGAAGAACCCGGCCCATTTTGATACCtaggaaatgaaaaaattgcCCGTTGCAATTTTTGGTAGATCATCCGGGTCGAGAAGAACCCGACCCATTTTGATACCTATGAAGAAATTGCCAGTTGCAGTTTTTGGTAGATCCTCCGGGTCGAGAAGAACCCGACCCATTTTGATACCTATGAAAAAATTGCCAGTTGCAGTTTTTGGTAGATCCTCCGGGTCGAGAAGAACCCGACCCATTTTGATACCTATGAAAAAATTGCCAGTTGCAGTGTTTGGTAGATCCTTCGGGTCGAGAAGAACCCGACCCATTTTGATACCTATGAAAAAATTGCCAGTTGCAATTTTTGGTAGATCCTCCGGACCCATTTTGATACCTATGAAAAAATTTCCAGTTGCAGTGTTTGGTAGATCCTCCGGGTCGAGAAGAACCCGACCCATTTTGATACCTATGAAAAATTGCCAGTTGCAGTTTTTGGTAGATCCTCCGGGTCGAGAAGAACCCGACCCATTTTGATACCTAGGTCGAGAAGAACCCAACCCATTTTGATAcctataaaaaaattgtcaGTTGCAGTTTTTGGTAGATCCTCCGGGTCAAGAAGAACCCAACCCATTTTGATACCTATGAAAAAATTGCCAGATGCAGTTTTTGGTAGATTCTCGGGTCGAGAAGAACCCGACCCATTGTGATACCTTATGAAAAACATTGCCAGTTGCCACCAGCGTGAAGTCAAATGCAGAAAATTGACATCGGTGATTGATTCTTCAGtactctctctatctctctctctctctataattCTCCATTGCCAACCTCAATTTCAATGCAAGAAGCCTTCGTCAGGTCCTTAAAGGTAATTATTAAAGTGATCTCTTTGTTCTCATCCAACACAAGAAACCCTCAAATTAAAGAACAATCTTTCAGGAAATTCCTTCTA from Impatiens glandulifera chromosome 5, dImpGla2.1, whole genome shotgun sequence includes:
- the LOC124940221 gene encoding protein PSK SIMULATOR 1-like, whose product is MVAEPWLLRMGSQVSSNLKHALPIQSNTKTSKSNHEHKQVIGILSFEIANLISKTVHLYKSLTVREISKLKNEISESDGLRNLVSSNESHLLDLAFIEKLDDLTQIAGVVSRLGKKCTVPVLQRFEHVYGDIVKGDIDVKRVGFLVKDMEGMMRKMERYVNSTANLYREMQMLNELEKATKKFNNHEETRKVFDQKLQWKKQDVSHLKQTSLWNQTYDKIIELLARTICTIYAQINIQKQGWVIQNSTIGGSGLALHYSKVIIIIEKFLCYPNLVREEEARDDLYQMLPKSLRRSLKTKLKNMKSDSDSDSDSDSDSDSDSMINDWRRKVEEKVRWIGPLAHNMIRWENERNFEQQQMLSRTNNVMLMQTLYYGDRIKVEDAICEMIVGLNYIFRDEHEQKREDNMVLDCDSSCSFDFEDFIEWQMDHQSIYV